In Acinetobacter sp. C32I, one genomic interval encodes:
- a CDS encoding pyruvate, water dikinase regulatory protein: MPVSKEIKRSVFFISDGTAITAETLGHSLLAQFPNVDFDIHIMPYIATEEAAMVAVAEINACQSRDGSLPLVFDTLVDPHVREIINTAKAVNLDVFEGLISKLEQELGTPPTTLVGQTHAVTDSEYYKARIDAVHFALDNDDGARTRHYDKADIILIGVSRSGKTPTSIYLSLQFGIRVANYPLTEEDLDDNRLPKVLREHKNKLFGLMIDAERLVAIRNERKANSRYSSFSQCQMELRAIEGIYISEGIKYLNVTEMSIEEISTRVLQMTGLKRRIG, encoded by the coding sequence ATGCCCGTAAGTAAAGAAATTAAACGGAGCGTTTTTTTTATTTCAGATGGTACCGCAATTACCGCAGAAACCCTTGGACATTCACTACTTGCGCAATTTCCAAACGTCGATTTTGACATTCATATTATGCCGTATATTGCCACTGAAGAAGCTGCAATGGTCGCGGTGGCCGAGATCAATGCTTGCCAATCTCGAGATGGATCTTTACCGCTGGTTTTTGATACCTTGGTTGATCCGCATGTCCGTGAAATTATCAATACAGCTAAAGCGGTCAATCTCGATGTTTTTGAAGGTCTCATTAGCAAATTAGAACAAGAGTTGGGTACACCGCCGACGACCTTGGTTGGACAAACCCATGCCGTTACCGATTCAGAATATTATAAGGCACGTATTGATGCGGTACATTTCGCCTTAGACAATGATGATGGGGCCAGAACACGTCATTATGATAAAGCCGATATTATTTTAATTGGCGTATCGCGTTCAGGTAAAACACCGACCTCGATTTATTTGTCATTACAATTTGGCATTCGTGTTGCAAATTATCCTTTAACTGAGGAAGACCTCGATGACAATCGGTTGCCAAAAGTTCTACGTGAACATAAAAACAAGTTGTTTGGTTTGATGATTGATGCGGAACGTTTGGTTGCCATTCGCAATGAACGTAAGGCCAATAGTCGCTATTCAAGTTTTAGTCAGTGCCAAATGGAACTCCGTGCCATTGAAGGAATTTATATCTCCGAGGGGATTAAATATCTGAATGTGACAGAGATG
- the ppsA gene encoding phosphoenolpyruvate synthase, giving the protein MEARVIGLEKLGKHDVELVGGKNSSLGEMISHLSNAGVSVPGGFATTAAAYREFLDQSGLNARIQAELLQLNVDDVIALAETGAKIRKWIVDTPLTATLEQEIREAFAALSNGNPDIAVAVRSSATAEDLPDASFAGQQETFLNIRGIDNILIAIKEVFASLYNDRAIAYRVHQGFEHSVVALSAGVQRMVRSETGAAGVMFTLDTESGFRDVVFITASYGLGEMVVQGAVNPDEFYLSKPLLNAGKHSVLRRNLGSKHQKMIYGEEGAAGKSVVVVDVEKQERQQFALNDHELHELAKQALIIEQHYGSPMDIEWAKDGDDGQIYIVQARPETVKSRQNVGTMERYLLKQRGTVICEGRSIGQRIGSGKVRVVTSIKEMDKVQDGDVLVSDMTDPDWEPVMKRAAAIVTNRGGRTCHAAIIARELGVPAIVGCGNATEVLSDGQEVTVSCAEGDTGFIYEGALDFEVQRNSIHSMPSLPFKIMMNVGNPDRAFDFAQIPNEGIGLARLEFIINRMIGVHPKALLNIESLPRETRAAVMARTAGYSSPIEFYVEKLVEGISTLAAAFAEKPVIVRMSDFKSNEYANLIGGKLYEPEEENPMLGFRGASRYVSDNFRDCFELECRALKKARDEMGLTNIQIMIPFVRTVSEAKRVIELLAQNGLKRGENGLKIIMMCELPTNALLAEQFLEHFDGFSIGSNDLTQLTLGLDRDSGIVSHLFDERDPAVKALLSMAIHACRKAGKYVGICGQGPSDHPDLAKWLMEQGIESVSLNPDSVLDTWFFLAEEQIKKA; this is encoded by the coding sequence TTGGAAGCGCGCGTAATCGGTCTGGAAAAATTAGGAAAACACGATGTCGAACTCGTAGGTGGGAAAAACTCATCTTTGGGTGAAATGATCAGCCATTTATCCAATGCTGGTGTATCGGTACCTGGTGGTTTTGCAACAACTGCTGCTGCCTATCGTGAGTTCTTGGATCAAAGCGGCTTAAACGCTCGTATTCAAGCTGAACTTTTACAGCTTAACGTTGATGATGTAATTGCACTTGCTGAAACCGGTGCAAAAATCCGTAAATGGATTGTTGATACTCCGCTTACTGCTACATTAGAACAAGAAATTCGTGAGGCTTTTGCAGCCCTTTCAAACGGCAACCCAGACATTGCTGTTGCGGTACGTTCTTCTGCAACTGCTGAAGACTTACCTGATGCGTCTTTCGCAGGTCAACAAGAAACTTTCCTCAACATTCGCGGTATTGATAATATCTTAATCGCGATCAAAGAAGTTTTTGCTTCTCTTTATAATGACCGCGCTATTGCTTACCGTGTACACCAAGGTTTTGAACATAGTGTTGTTGCCCTTTCGGCTGGCGTACAACGTATGGTTCGTTCAGAAACAGGTGCTGCGGGTGTCATGTTCACACTCGATACAGAATCTGGCTTCCGTGATGTTGTGTTTATTACAGCATCTTACGGTTTGGGCGAAATGGTGGTACAGGGTGCGGTTAACCCTGACGAATTCTATTTGTCTAAACCACTTTTAAATGCGGGTAAACATTCGGTATTACGTCGCAACCTTGGCTCTAAACACCAAAAAATGATTTATGGTGAAGAAGGTGCTGCAGGTAAATCAGTGGTGGTGGTTGATGTTGAAAAACAAGAGCGTCAACAATTTGCCTTAAATGACCATGAATTACATGAATTGGCTAAACAAGCGTTGATCATTGAGCAACATTACGGTTCGCCAATGGACATCGAATGGGCAAAAGATGGCGATGATGGTCAAATTTATATCGTTCAAGCACGTCCAGAAACGGTAAAAAGCCGTCAGAATGTCGGTACGATGGAACGCTACCTACTCAAACAACGTGGTACGGTCATTTGTGAAGGTCGTTCAATCGGTCAACGTATCGGTTCAGGTAAAGTTCGTGTTGTCACTTCTATTAAAGAGATGGATAAGGTTCAGGACGGTGACGTACTTGTATCTGACATGACTGACCCAGACTGGGAACCAGTAATGAAGCGCGCTGCTGCGATCGTTACCAACCGTGGTGGTCGTACTTGTCACGCCGCGATTATTGCACGTGAGTTAGGTGTTCCAGCAATTGTTGGTTGCGGTAATGCCACTGAAGTCCTTTCTGATGGCCAAGAAGTAACTGTTTCTTGTGCCGAAGGCGATACTGGTTTCATCTATGAAGGTGCATTAGATTTCGAAGTTCAACGTAACTCGATTCACTCAATGCCATCGCTACCATTCAAAATCATGATGAACGTTGGTAACCCTGACCGTGCATTTGACTTTGCTCAAATCCCGAATGAAGGGATCGGCCTTGCTCGTCTAGAGTTCATCATCAACCGTATGATCGGTGTGCATCCAAAAGCACTCTTAAACATTGAAAGCCTACCACGTGAAACTCGTGCGGCTGTAATGGCACGTACTGCGGGCTACTCTTCTCCAATCGAATTCTATGTCGAAAAATTGGTTGAAGGTATTTCGACACTTGCTGCTGCATTTGCAGAAAAACCAGTCATCGTACGTATGTCTGATTTTAAATCGAATGAATATGCAAACTTGATCGGCGGTAAGCTATACGAGCCAGAAGAAGAAAACCCAATGTTGGGCTTCCGTGGTGCGAGTCGTTATGTATCTGATAACTTCCGTGACTGTTTTGAACTTGAATGTCGTGCCTTGAAAAAAGCACGTGATGAAATGGGTTTAACCAATATCCAAATCATGATTCCATTCGTTCGTACGGTTTCTGAAGCAAAACGTGTGATTGAACTGCTTGCTCAAAATGGTTTAAAACGTGGTGAGAATGGTTTAAAAATCATCATGATGTGTGAATTACCAACCAATGCATTGTTAGCTGAGCAATTCCTTGAGCACTTTGATGGTTTCTCTATCGGTTCAAATGACTTAACACAATTAACACTCGGTCTTGACCGTGACTCTGGTATCGTATCTCACTTATTTGATGAGCGTGATCCAGCAGTTAAAGCGCTCCTTTCTATGGCAATTCATGCTTGCCGCAAAGCAGGAAAATACGTTGGTATTTGTGGTCAAGGTCCTTCGGATCACCCTGACCTGGCTAAATGGCTCATGGAACAAGGTATTGAATCTGTGTCACTTAACCCTGACTCAGTCCTTGATACTTGGTTCTTCCTTGCTGAAGAACAAATCAAGAAAGCCTAG